The proteins below come from a single Haemorhous mexicanus isolate bHaeMex1 chromosome 20, bHaeMex1.pri, whole genome shotgun sequence genomic window:
- the LOC132336841 gene encoding basic salivary proline-rich protein 2-like: MGMDEGQEREPTPVSSNMKLPLAEAGPTSDSGRAFGTMYLRRKEKCFPELPKAWLPRPAQPLTQRGAAAASDPEPPGRHRPGTPGAGDTEPQGQTGPKARKRRRARPHSPRSPLGHRPEKAPLPPQQPRSRGPGPAPSAGLGRPRPKAAASRSALVPRGSRRPRPRHRPGAAQPRPPPRSPAAAPPGPPARPGPAAASLQRRHRKPTGRTGPARHDVNAPRSRPGSSPRETSIPLCLMQSLLESWSQEEGNRPSLQEESCEATGQSFPQ; the protein is encoded by the exons ATGGGGATGGATGAGGGCCAGGAGAGAG AGCCAACGCCAGTCAGCTCCAACATGAAACTGCCACTGGCTGAGGCTGGGCCCACCAGTGACAGTGGCAGAGCCTTTGGGACAATGTATctcaggaggaaggagaaatg CTTCCCCGAGCTGCCCAAGGCGTGGCTGCCccgcccagcccagcccctcacgcagcgcggggctgcggccgcTTCAGACCCGGAGCCACCGGGGCGGCACCGACCCGGTACCCCCGGGGCGGGGGACACGGAGCCGCAGGGGCAAACCGGCCCAAAGGCCCGGAAGcgccgccgggcccggccccacAGCCCGCGGAGCCCCCTCGGACACCGGCCCGAGAAGGCGCCGCTGCCCCCGCAGCAGCCCCGGagccgcggccccggccccgctccctcAGCCGGGCTGGGCCGGCCCCGCCCCAAGGCCGCAGCCTCCCGCTCCGCGCTCGTCCCGCGCGGTTCTCgtcgcccccggccccgccaccgccccggggccgcccagccgcggcccccgccccgctcaCCTGCGGCGGCTCCGCCGGGACCCCCCGCCCgtcccggcccggccgcggccTCGCTGCAGCGGCGGCACCGGAAACCGACCGGCCGGACGGGCCCCGCCCGCCATGACGTCAATGCGCCTCGCTCTCGCCCGGGCTCGTCGCCGCG GGAAACAAGTATTCCCTTGTGCTTGATGCAATCCCTGCTGGAGTCCTGGAGCCAGGAGGAGGGGAACAGACCCAGCTTGCAGGAGGAGTCTTGTGAAGCCACTGGACAGAGCTTCCCCCAGTGA
- the PRKAR1A gene encoding cAMP-dependent protein kinase type I-alpha regulatory subunit: protein MAASSSSSSEEERSLRECELYIQKHNIQQLLKDCIVQLCTVRPERPMGFIREYFERLEKEETKQLLNQLKSGSRSDSREDEISPPPPLNPVVKYRSRRGAISAEVYTEEDAASYVRKVIPKDYKTMAALAKAIEKNVLFTHLDDNERSDIFDAMFPVTYIAGETVIQQGDEGDNFYVVDQGEMDVYVNSEWATSVGEGGSFGELALIYGTPRAATVKAKTNVKLWGIDRDSYRRILMGNTLRKRNMYEKFLSKVSILESLDKWERLTVADALEPVQFEDGQKIVVQGEPGDEFFIILEGTAAVLQRRSENEEFVEVGRLGPSDYFGEIALLMNRPRAATVVARGPLKCVKLDRPRFERVLGPCSDILKRNIQQYNSFVSLSV, encoded by the exons ATggcagcttccagcagcagcagcagcgaggAGGAGCGGAGCCTTCGGGAGTGTGAGCTTTACATCCAAAAACACAacatccagcagctgctgaaggatTGCATTGTGCAGTTATGCACAGTGAGACCTGAACGGCCCATGGGATTCATCAGGGAGTACTTTGAGAGATTGGAGAAG GAGGAAACAAAGCAGTTGTTGAATCAGCTGAAGTCTGGTTCTCGCTCCGACTCCCGGGAGGACGAGatctcccctcctccccccctcAACCCCGTGGTTAAATACCGATCACGACGTGGGGCCATCAGTGCAGAAGTCTACACAGAAGAGGATGCTGCCTCTTATGTTAGAAAG GTTATTCCAAAAGATTATAAAACCATGGCTGCTTTGGCAAAAGCAATTGAGAAGAATGTGCTCTTTACCCATCTTGATGATAATGAGAGGAG TGACATCTTCGATGCGATGTTCCCCGTCACTTACATCGCAGGAGAGACTGTCATCCAGCAAG GTGATGAAGGTGATAACTTCTATGTTGTTGATCAAGGAGAAATGGAT GTTTACGTGAACAGTGAGTGGGCCACCAGTGTGGGTGAGGGAGGGAGCTTTGGAGAGCTCGCCCTCATCTACGGCACCCCCCGAGCTGCCACCGTCAAAGCCAAGACCAACGTCAAGTTGTGGGGCATTGACAGGGACAGCTACAGAAGGATCCTGATG ggAAATACtttgagaaagagaaatatGTATGAGAAATTCCTTAGTAAAGTATCTATATTGG AGTCTCTGGACAAGTGGGAGCGTCTCACTGTGGCCGATGCCTTGGAACCGGTACAATTTGAGGATGGGCAGAAGATTGTGGTCCAGGGAGAGCCAGGAGATGAGTTCTTCATTATCTTGGAG ggcacagctgcagtgtTACAGCGCCGGTcagaaaatgaggaatttgTTGAAGTGGGCAGACTGGGACCTTCTGATTACTTTG gtgagATTGCTCTGCTGATGAACCGTCCTCGTGCTGCCACCGTGGTGGCTCGTGGCCCCTTGAAATGTGTGAAGCTGGACCGGCCCCGGTTCGAGCGCGTGCTGGGCCCCTGCTCGGATATCCTCAAGAGGAACATCCAGCAGTACAACAGTTTTGTATCACTGTCTGTCTGA